In Streptobacillus ratti, the sequence AATACAGAATCATATTTCTCAGCTAAAATCTTTCCTAGAGATGATTTACCTACACCTACAACACCATCGACACAAATTATTCCTTTCATTGTACACTCCTTAATTTTTAATTTTTTAAAATAATTTTTATAATAATTTCTATGCATTATTTTTACTCCTACACATATATTTAAATAAATTATACCACAATAATGTATCATAAAACAAACTTATTTTTTATTTAAATTATATTCATCTAAATAAGAAAAATAGTTTTTTTTAAATTTAAAGCCAATTATTTTTTCAATATTTACATTGAATGTAGAAGAGAGTATCTTTTTCTTAATATTTGGATTTAAAATAGATAATTGTTTAATAAATTCTTTAGTTTCACGTCTTTTACTTGAAGTTTTTTCAGCTGCAACAGTACATCCACAATTCATTGCTTGAATACCGTTATTTTTTACAAATTTAATAATATTTTTTTCTTCAACATAGAATAGAGGTCGTATAAGTTCAATATCAAAATTATCGGACTTTAATTTTGGCAACATAGTTTCAAATTTACCCATATAAAACATTGACATTAGAGTAGTTTCAATAACATCATCTAAATGATGACCTAACGCTAACTTATTACAACCAAGCTCTGTAGCTTTTGAATAAAGCGAACCACGACGCATTTTAGCACACATATAGCAGGGATAATCTTTGGCTATTTTACCTGCAATATCAAAAATATTATCATTATATATATAACAGGGTATATTCAAATGATTTAGATTTAATTTTAAATTATCAAGATTATGTTGATTAAATCCAGGATTCATTGCAATAAATACCAGTTCAAATTTTGTTTTAGAAGCTCTTTTTAATTCTTGAAATAGTTTAGCAAGTAATAATGAATCTTTACCACCAGATATTGCAACAGCAATCTTATCATTTTCTTTAACTAAGTCAAAATCTTTTAAAGCCTTTATAAAAGGAGACCATAATAAGTCTCTATATTTTTTTTGTATACTTTTTTCAATAACTTCAAGAGGTTGTAGTGGAACATCTGTAAGTATTAAAGGGCAGTCAGTTTGACCTAAAGACATATTATCTCCTTTCTTAATTTTCTAATTATACATAAGATATATTATCGGACTTAACTTATAATATTAAATAAAATTTGTTTAGCTACAAAATCTTTTGTATTTTTATTAATTTCAATTTCATTATTATTTCTATCATAAATGAAAACTTTATTGTCATCAGAATTAAATCCTATTGAATTATCTGATATGTCATTTAAAATAATATAATCTAAATTTTTATTTATCAATTTTATTTTTGCATTTTCTTTTATATTTTCACTTTCAGCTGAAAAACCAATTAATTTAAATTTTCTTGGTTTAATTTCTGATAATTCCTTTAGAATATCCACATTTAATTCTAATTCCAATTTCAAATCTTTTAATTGATTCTTTTTAATTTTATTATTTGAATAATTTTTGACTTTGAAATCAGATACGGCTGCAACCATGAAAATGTAATCAATATCATCAATATTATCTAATACAGATTTGTGCATTTGATCTGCATTTTCCACATAAATTAGTTTTGAAATACCATTTGGAACTTTTAAATCTAATTTTGTACTTATTAATGTAACATCTGCACCTTGTAATGTAGCTTGTCTAGCTAATGAATATCCCATTTTTCCACTTGACTTATTTGTAATATGTCTAACGGGATCTATATTTTCTATAGTTCCACCAGCAGTAATAAGGATTTTTTTACCCTTAAAAACATCTGTTTTTTCAACATTGAATATTATATTATCAACAATAACATCAACATCAGGTAATTTACCTATTCCAAAATCTCCACATGCAAGTAATCCAGTTGTTGGTTGAATTATATTATATCCATGCTTTAAAAGACTATTTAAATTTGTTTGCAAAATTGGATTTAAATACATATTTGTATTCATAGCTGGAAAAATCATAACTTTTTTAGAATCACATACTGCTAAAAATGTAGATAAAAAATCATCAGCTATACCATTTGCAATTTTTCCAATAATATTATATGTAGCTGGAATAATACATACTAAATCAGCACTCTTAGCTATTTCAATATGAGAAACAGAAGTTTCATCTTTATCAAATGTATTTATATAAACCTTATTTCCTGTTAATGTTTGAAATAATAATGGTGAAATAAACTTTGAAGCATTATCTGACATTATAACACTTACATTATAATTATTTTTCTTTAATTTAGAACAAACATCTAATGCTTTATAACACGCTATTCCTGATGTAACTCCTATTACAATATTTTTCATATTATCACCTCTCATCACATAATTATACAATATTAATTTTTTAAATTCAACATAAGTTTACTTTTTAAATATTTTATTTTTAAAATAAATTCACAATTCACATTATAATTATGAATTAAGATGCTTTCTCTTCAAAATAAACAAGTAATAATCATGTTTTCAAATAAAACACAAACATTAAAATATTCACTCAATGTAAAGTTATTCACATTACACATTTCTGTTTAATTATGTATTGTTATAATTTTGCAACTCAACTTATTTGTTGTTGCGTTTTTGTTACACTGTATCATTTGTCGTGGATTTATGGCGTTTTGAGTGTGTTTTAATTTTGAAACAAGACATTTTTATTTTATTCTAAATAAAAAAACACCTACTATTGAGGTGTTATTCAAATATTTCTTTCATATATTTACCAATATTTTCTACAATATCATTTGGATTAATTATATATTGTTTTTTTCTTAACTCATCAGCTATATACCCATGTAGATATGTTGCAATTATAGCTGATTTTTTTAAACTATAGCCTTGTGAATTTATTGAAGCAATCATTCCTGTTAATACATCTCCCATACCTGCATTAGCCATATATGGATTTCCTGTATCAATAATATATACTTCTTTACCATCACAAATATATGTATTTTTTCCTTTAAGTAATAATGTTGCCTTATTTCTTCTTGTATAATCTAATACAGCTTCAATAGGACTTTTTAATATATAATCTAGTTCTATATTGCTAATTCTTGAAAATTCGCCAGTATGAGGTGTTAAAAGAGTTTTTTCTGCATTATTAAAACTTATATTATTATTTAATCCTCCTGCATCTATAACCATATCTTTATCATCTTTATACTCTTCAATTATATTGTATATATATTCATTAAAAGTCATTCCTGGACCTATAGCTATTGTAGTTGCTTTATCTAATTTATTAATATCTCTTTCAAATATTACTTCAGGAACATTTCTAGTTACATCTTCTATTTTATTATAGTCCGATAATAAATAAGTGTATCCACTTCCACATTTCACACATGATTTAACAGCCAATTCTGCAGCACCATAATAATCTTTTGAACCTGCAACTATATATGTTTTACCATATGTTGTTTTATTATCTTCTTCTTTTCTTTTTATTTCTATATTTTTTATATCAGATTTCTCTATTAAATATACATTTGAAAATTTCTTTAATTCATTATTAGGTATAATAATGTTGGTTATAACTTCTATTTCACCAGTATTAATTTTGCTATTATAGTTCAAAAATCCTTGTTTATAAGTCATAATACTTAATGTTTTATCTGCTTCTATACAAGCTCCGTAAGTATTACCATATTTTGAATCTAGTCCAGATGGTATATCTATACTATAAACTTTAAATTGAGATAATATTTTATATTTATTCACTTTATATATTATTTCCTTTATATACCTAGGAAGCTCTTTATTTAATCCCGTACCAAAAATAGCATCAATAACTACATCTGTTTTTTGTAAATAAAAATCTAGTTTATCAATATTTTCAATTATTCTTAGCCCTAATAACTCACATCTTCTTATATTCTTTTTACATTCTTGACTATAATAATCACTTTTTAATTTAAAAATTATTACTTCTTTATTATTAGCATGTAACATTCTTGCTAACGCATAACCATCTCCACCATTATTACCAAAACCTGCAATAATCAAATATGTTTCATAATTTTTATCTAAGCTATCATATAACTTATATACTACATTTTCCATTAATAAATCTTTATTAACTTCACATTGATTTTCTATATAATCATCTATTTTTTGAGTAGTTAAATAATCTCCAACTATTTTCATAATTCTACCTTTAATTCTTTTAGATACTCTTTTATTTTTTCTTTTAATTCAGGATGTCTTAATCCAAATTCTACATTAGCTTTAAACATACCAAATTTATCTCCTGTATCATATCTTAACCCATCAAATTCATAAGAATAAAGTTTAGATTCACCTTTTTGAGCCATTTTTAATATAGCCGGTGTTAATTGTATTTCAAAATCAATTGGTGTTTCTTCCTTTAAATATTT encodes:
- a CDS encoding tRNA 2-thiocytidine biosynthesis TtcA family protein; protein product: MSLGQTDCPLILTDVPLQPLEVIEKSIQKKYRDLLWSPFIKALKDFDLVKENDKIAVAISGGKDSLLLAKLFQELKRASKTKFELVFIAMNPGFNQHNLDNLKLNLNHLNIPCYIYNDNIFDIAGKIAKDYPCYMCAKMRRGSLYSKATELGCNKLALGHHLDDVIETTLMSMFYMGKFETMLPKLKSDNFDIELIRPLFYVEEKNIIKFVKNNGIQAMNCGCTVAAEKTSSKRRETKEFIKQLSILNPNIKKKILSSTFNVNIEKIIGFKFKKNYFSYLDEYNLNKK
- the coaBC gene encoding bifunctional phosphopantothenoylcysteine decarboxylase/phosphopantothenate--cysteine ligase CoaBC, which codes for MKNIVIGVTSGIACYKALDVCSKLKKNNYNVSVIMSDNASKFISPLLFQTLTGNKVYINTFDKDETSVSHIEIAKSADLVCIIPATYNIIGKIANGIADDFLSTFLAVCDSKKVMIFPAMNTNMYLNPILQTNLNSLLKHGYNIIQPTTGLLACGDFGIGKLPDVDVIVDNIIFNVEKTDVFKGKKILITAGGTIENIDPVRHITNKSSGKMGYSLARQATLQGADVTLISTKLDLKVPNGISKLIYVENADQMHKSVLDNIDDIDYIFMVAAVSDFKVKNYSNNKIKKNQLKDLKLELELNVDILKELSEIKPRKFKLIGFSAESENIKENAKIKLINKNLDYIILNDISDNSIGFNSDDNKVFIYDRNNNEIEINKNTKDFVAKQILFNIIS
- a CDS encoding NAD(P)H-hydrate dehydratase, giving the protein MKIVGDYLTTQKIDDYIENQCEVNKDLLMENVVYKLYDSLDKNYETYLIIAGFGNNGGDGYALARMLHANNKEVIIFKLKSDYYSQECKKNIRRCELLGLRIIENIDKLDFYLQKTDVVIDAIFGTGLNKELPRYIKEIIYKVNKYKILSQFKVYSIDIPSGLDSKYGNTYGACIEADKTLSIMTYKQGFLNYNSKINTGEIEVITNIIIPNNELKKFSNVYLIEKSDIKNIEIKRKEEDNKTTYGKTYIVAGSKDYYGAAELAVKSCVKCGSGYTYLLSDYNKIEDVTRNVPEVIFERDINKLDKATTIAIGPGMTFNEYIYNIIEEYKDDKDMVIDAGGLNNNISFNNAEKTLLTPHTGEFSRISNIELDYILKSPIEAVLDYTRRNKATLLLKGKNTYICDGKEVYIIDTGNPYMANAGMGDVLTGMIASINSQGYSLKKSAIIATYLHGYIADELRKKQYIINPNDIVENIGKYMKEIFE